The DNA region ACGGTGGACGAGCACTGCATCCGCGCCGTGCAGGAGGCGGCCGCCTTCGAGACACGCGAAGACGGGCTGGGCGCCGTGTACCGGGCGTTGCCTCAGAAGCGGCTCTTGCACCTTGCGCTCGTGATCCACGACCTGGCGAAAGGGCGGGACGGCGACCACTCCGTGCTGGGCGCCGAGTTGGCCCGCCAGAACGCCCGGCGGCTCGGCCTGTCTGAGGCGGACGGCGAGACGCTGGCGTGGTTGGTGCTCAAGCACCTAGAGATGGCGCTGGTGGCCTTCCGCCGCAACACGGGCGACCCTCAGACCGTGGCCGCGTTCGCCCAAGACGCCGCGACCCCCGAGCGGCTGACGCTGCTCTACCTGATCACCTGTGCCGACTTCGCGGCGGTCGGCCCCGGCGTGCTCAACGCGTGGAAGGTGGAAGTGCTCTCCGACCTCCACCGACGCGCGCTCGCGGTGCTCCAGCCGGAGCGGACGCCCTCGGACGACGAGCGGCGCGGCGCGGTGCGCGGCCAGGTGTGGGCCCGGCTTAGCGAGCCGGAGCGGGACGACCCCTGGTTCGCCCAGCAGTTTGCGGCGCTGCCAGAGTCGTTCGTCACCGGCCGCCCCGCGGGGGACGTGGCCGACACGCTGCAGCGGCTGAAGAGGCTCTCCGACGGACGGGGCGACGCGTGGGGCGTGTCGCGTCCCGAGACCGGCACCACCGAGCTGCTGGCCGGCGTCGATCGCGGCTCGGGGCGCGGGGTCTTCTCTGCGATGGCCGGCGCGCTCAGCGCATCGGGCATGCAGATCCTCGCCGCGGAGACCGCGTCGCTGGCCGACCAGATGCTGCTGCTGCGTTACGTGGTGGAAGACCGCGGTCCGTCCGGCGACCCCGGCCGCGTCGCTCAGGCCGCGGCCAAGATGGTGGCCGCGATCGACAGCGACAAGGCGCCCAAGTTCCCACGCATCTGGGGGGTCGAACAACAACACACCGACGCACGTCTGTCCGATCTCCCGACCGAGGTCCGCCTCAACGCGTCGGTGTCGCAGGAACACCTGATCGTCGAGGTGTTCACGCTCGACCGGCGTGGCCTGCTGTACCACCTGGCCCGGGCGCTGCACGACCTGGAATTGGTGATCGCCGTGGCGAAGATCGGCACCTACCTCGACCAGGTGGTCGACGTGTTCTACGTGGCCGAACGCGACGGCGGCAAACCAGCCGGCGAAGAGCGGTTCGAAGCGATCCGCGCGAGGCTCATCGAAGTCATCGACGCGAGTTGAAGCGACGCGGGTTGCATCGCACGCGCGGCGCCCATCACAACCACCCATAGCCGACGGGCTCCGCCCCGTCGGCTATTCGGCTGGGCGCTCTTCTTCGGTGGGCTGCGTGGGGGTCACCCCCTCGACCGAATCGGTCTTGGCCTCTTCGATGTCCGGCGCGTCCGGCGCCCGCAGCCGGAGCGCCGCGGCCTGGGCCTGTCGGCTGTAGTCGATCGACTCGCCGAGGATACGCGCCGCCTCTTGGTCGGCGTGGAAGCCGCGGGAGTTTTCGCTGCTGATGTAGTCGAGCCGCCACATCGCCTTGCGCTGCAGCGTCAGCGCGTCGGCCAGCGCCGCCTCGTCCGCCCCGGCGGCCTTGGCCTCGAGGATCGCGTCGAGCATGTCGGTCATGGCGCCGGCGGCGCGTTCGAGCAGCTCCTGGTTTCTGCCCTGGATGGTCTCGATCCGCGTGCGGAGGTCAGACTCGCTGGTGTGGTGGCAGTTCTGGCACGCGGCGTTGAGGTTCTCCATCGGCGAGCGGACGTGGTGGTTGCTCACCTTCATGGCGCCGACGCGTTGGTACGGCATGTGGCAGTCGGCGCAGCTCACGCCGCTGCGGGCGTGGATCCCCTGGCTCCAAAGCTCAAACTCCGGGTGCTGCGCCTTGAAGACGTGGGCGCCCGTTTCTGCTTGCACGTAGTCGTAGAACGCTTCGCCGTTGGGGAACTTGGTCTCTTCCCAAGTCTTCTCCTCGTCTTCCATCCGCAGCCCGTTTTTCCACGGGAACTCGAGCGTCATCTTGTTGGCGCAGTAGTACTCAACGTGGCACTGCCCGCACACGAACGACCGCATCTCCTGACGCGAGGCGTCCGCGTTGGGGTCGTACTGCTTGGCGCGGTCGCCGCGGCGCCACTTCTCGATGCTGGGCAGGTGCGGCACGGGGGCGTCCCCCGCCGCGAGCGCGGCGATCCCGTTCACGAACCCGGGGCGGGTGACGCGGATCGCCATTGTGCCCGGGTCGTGGCAGTCGATGCAGGTCACCGGGTGCGCCTCGCCGATGACCGGGTGGTCCTTCGGCACGGGCTGGCCCGCCATCTCGCCCTGGAAGCCCCCGTCGGGCGCCTGGGGGAACACGGGCTCGTTCTCGTCCGGGGTGCCGTCGGGCATCTGCTTGAGCATGTTGAGCACCTCCTCGTAGGTCTTGGTGCTGACCTCTTCAAACCCTTTCTGCACCGCCGCCATGTTGAACCCCGCGGAGAGCGCCGCGTCGTCGGCCGGCTCGCCGAGGGCCTCCAGGCCTACCTTCCTGTACAGCACGCTGATCGACCCGTGGCAGTGCAGGCACGCGCCGGCCTGCGGCTTCTTGGTGACGCGTTCGGTGACCCCCTGGTCGTACAGCATGTAGGCGTGGCCGCGGGCCTTGCGGTAGTCGATGCTGAAGGCGTAGCCCGCGTACAGCCGCTTCAGCCACGGCTGCTCGTCCAGTTTCGACTCGGGCATGGCGTTGCTGCCGCCGTAGAACTTGTCGCCGGCGGTCGACTTCCAGCCGTCGAACTGGTGGGGCCAGTTCTGGCCCCAGGGGATGGGGTCGGTAGAGATCTCGGTCACCTCCGCCACGCGGACGAACGGCTGCCGTTCTGCCTGTTTGTGGCCGAACATGATGACCAGCACCCACGCCACCAGCGCGGTCGCGATGGCCGCGGCCAGAAACGCCAGCATCAACAGGGCGGCGGCGCTCATGCCGGAGCGAACGGGGCCTCGGCGTCGGGCGGGGCGGCGGTTGGTATGTAGATTCATGGCGCGGGCTGGTTAGAACGGCGCGGGGCGATGGTTTGGGCGTGTCCCACGCTGGCGTGACAGTGGACGCAGGAGAGCATGTCGCCCCCCGCCTCGGCGGGGAGCATGTGGTCGACGAGGTCCGCGTGGCAGTAGACGCAGGCCTGCTGCACCACGCGGCTGTTGCGCGGCTTGATCTGGATCGGGTCCTTGAAGTCGCCGGTGGTGAACGCCAGGGAGTGGAAGAAGCCGTTATCCGCCTTGACGACCCACTTCATGATCGGGTGGTGGGGCAGGTGGCAGTCGTTACACTCGGCGACCGCGTGGTGGCTCGACTTCTGCCAGGTGTCGTACGGGTCGCGCATCACGTGGCAGTTGGCGCACGCGGCCGGGTCGTGCCCCAGGTACGCGGCGCCCCCGCCGTAGCCGAACGTGAACACGCCCAGCCCCCCGAGCACGCCGAACATCGCCGCGACCGCGATCGCCAAGACGCCGATGCGTCGGGCCGGGGTCGTGGCTGGTGTGGTCTTGCTCAAGGATGCGTGGCAGACAGACGGGCTCGAGGCGGAACCCCGATGCGAACGTATCGGGAGGGCAGGAGCCATCGGCGGCCCCGCACGTTGCGGCGAGTCTAGCAACGCCCGTCGGCGTCTGTCAAACAAACGCAGCGCGTTTGCTGCAGGAACCAATGAGGTCTCGGATGTCTTTAATAGAAGGCGGCTCGCTGCGACCTGCGGTCAGCACCGGCGCGAGACAATCGCCGCCGACCTACGATCGGCGCGCTGCGAAGGTCAAGCGAGACGCGCCGACCATAGGTCGGCAGCTTTTCGGGGGAGGCGGCGCGTGCCGCGTTACGTCACCAGCCCCTTGGTGACCATCATGAACACGTCCTCAAGGTTGGGCTCCTTGTCCGCGAAGGAGACCAGCCCGACCTCGGCGTTGGCGAGCTGCCGCATCAGCCGGGCGACGTCTGCGTCGTCGCCCGCGAGCTCTACCGTGCAGCTACGGGCGTCGACCTGCACGTTCTGCACCTTGGGGTCGCTGCGCAGCAGGCTGACCCCGGCGTCGGGGGCGCCGGTGAAGCGGATCTCGAGGTGGCGGTTGCGTTGGATCTGGCGGTAGACCGCGCCGATGGGGCCGGCCAGCAGCAGCTTGCCCCGTTCGATGATGCCGATGCTGGTGCAGACGTCGGCCAGCTCCGTGAGGATGTGGCTCGAGATGAGGATCGTCTTGCCCATCTTGCGCAGCTCTTTGAGCAGCGCCTTCACCTCCAGCCGGGCGCGGGGGTCGAGGCCGCTGGCGGGCTCGTCGAGGATCAGCACGGGGGGGTCGTGCACCAGCGTCTTGGCCAGGCAGAGCCGCTGCTTCATTCCGCGGGAGAGGCCGTTGACGTAGTCGTCGCGCTTGTGGGTCAGGTCCAGCAGTTCCAGCACGTCGCCGATGATCGCCTTGCGCTGGTCGCGGGGGATCTCGTACGCCACCGAGAAGAAGTCTAAGAACTCCCACACCTTCATGCCGTCGTACACGCCGAACATGTCGGGCATGTAGCCGATGCTGCGGCGGACGTTCACCGGGTCGTCGGTGACGCTGTGGCCGTTGACGGTCGCCTGGCCGCTGTCGGCCCGAAGCAGCGTGGCCAGGAAACGGATGGTGGTGCTCTTGCCGGCGCCGTTGGGGCCGATGAAGCCGAACATCTCCCCCGCGCCGATCGAGAGCGTGAGGTCCTCGACCGCGACGAAGTCGCCGTAGGTCTTGCGGAAGTTCTGAATCTCGATCATGGACGGGAAGATGATAGAGGATAGAGGTTAGATGATAGATCGCACGCGATGTAGATGCGTGGATCGGCGCGCCACGGGGCGTCCGTCCCTATCATCTATCCTCTATCATCTTTCGTTACTACTCCGCGGCGCCGTTGCCCCGATCCGACAGCCTCTCCACGCGCACGCGGTCGATGCGGCGTTTGGTCGCTTCGAGCACGGTCACGCGGACCGCTTCGTGGTACAGCACGCTCTCGCCCGGCACGGGGACGCGGCCCAGCTCGGTGAAGACGAAGCCGGCGATGGTGTCGTAGTCGCCGTCTTCGGGGAGCTCGACGCTCAGGGCGTCGTTGATCTCGTCGACGTGGGCCCGGCCGAGCGCCTCGCAGACCCCTTCACTGAGTCCCACGATCTCTTGCTCGGCCTCCTCGTCGTACTCGTCGACGATCTCTCCGACGATCTCCTCCAGCACGTCCTCAATCGTCACCAGGCCGGCGACGCCGCCGTACTCGTCCAGCACCAGCGCGATGTGCGTGCGGGTCTGCTGGAACATCTGCAAAAGGTCGTCGACCGCCTTGGTCTCGGGCACGAACAGGGGCTTGCGCACCAGGTCGCGGAGCGAGGGCCGTTGGGCGCCGTCTCCCTTAGCGAATTCGGGGAGCAGGTCTTTGACGTACAGCACGCCGACGATGTCGTCGCGGCTGGTCTCGTACACGGGGATGCGGGTGTGCCCGGCCGCGATCACGTCGGCCAGCAGGTCGTCCCAGGCGATCTCGACCGGGATCATGTGCATATCGGTACGCGGGGTCATGATCTCCGCCACGTCGGCGTCCCCCAGTTCGATCACCCCCTCGATCATGCCGCGGGCCTCTTCTTCCAGCAGCCCCTCGCGGTGCCCCTCGGTCACGATCGTGCGGATTTCTTCGCCGAAGGTTTCTTCGTCCGCCCCGCTGGGGGTGCGGCCCGCGATGCGGTGCAGGGCGGTGTCGAGCACCCGGGCAAACAGCGTCAGCGGGCTGAGCACCACCCCGAGGCGGCGCCACAGGCCCCACGTGTTGTAGAGGAACGGCGCCGCGTACAGACGCGAGATCGACCAGGGGAGCCAGACCTTCAGCACCGTGAGGATCAGCCCCAGCACCACGCCGCCGGCCAGCACGATCGGCCACGGGGGCGGGTTGCCGTCTCCCCAACGCCGGACGGCCCACAGCGCCAGCGCCGCGATCAGCACGCACGTGCCCACCACTTCGAGCATCTCGACCCCCAGGGCGACCTGCTTGTGGCCCCGGAGGATCTCGCCGTAACGTTCGGGCTGTTCTTCGCGCTGGCTGAGCTCTTGCAGCTCGCGGCGGGAGAAGTCCTCCAGGGCGCGGGCCGCGGTAGCCGCGATGCACGCGAACACGGCCGCCGCGATCCCCAACCAGAACAGCGGGTCGCTGATCATTCGTCGGGGTCTCGTTCGGGTTGCGGCTCGTTGCCGGGCGCCGAGGGGAAGCATCGCTGCAGGGCCTCGGCTTCGGCGCGTCGCATGTCGGCCGCCTCGGCCTCGGTCTTGTCGCGGAAGCCGGCCAGGTGCAGCACGCCGTGGATGACGTACAGCAGCAGCTCTTGCTCCGTGTCGACGCCGTACTCGGCGGCGTTGGCGAGCGCCGTGTCGTAGCTCACCACCACCTGCCCCACCTTGCCCAGATCGAAGCTCAAGACGTCCGTCGGGTAGTCGTGCCCTAGGTGCTTGAGGTTGAGCGCGTGGATCGTGGGGTCGTCGACGATGGCCACATCGACCTGACGGAGGAGCTCGCCAGAGACCTCATTCGCCGCGAGCGCGGCCTGCTTGATCCGCATCATCGCGGCCGCGCCGGGGCCGTCGGCGCGTGAATCGTGTTTCCAGAAGAGTCCAACTTCCATCAGTGATCAGCACCCGTGCTGCGAATGGCGTAGGCCGGAACGAGGTCGCCTTGGCGATCGAACTTCCGGCATGGAGCGGGTACACGCGCCGCCGGCCGGAACTGCGCTCGCTTCGCGTGCTTGTTCCGGCCTACGTTTTGCGTTCCGGTCGACTCATTCACGCGGAAACCCCTTTGCTTGGTTCTTGCTCTGGGTACTTGACCCGCCCGTGGTAAACGGCCGTCAGCGATTTGACTAGGCTATCACAAACGCGGCTCACTTCCTGCAGGGTGAGCCCACATTCGTCGAACTGCCCGTCTACCAGCCGTTTGTGGGCCAGCTCTTCCACCAGGCTCTCGATCCTCGCCGGGGTCGGTTCAACCAGCACGCGGCTGGCGCTCTCCACCGCGTCGGCGATCATCAGCACGGCCGCTTCCTTGGTTTGCGGGCGCGGGCCGGGGTAGCGGAAGGCGCTCTCGTCCACCGCCGCGGCGTTCTCGTCCGCCTCTTTGCGGCTAGAGGCCTGGCGGTAGAAGTACTCTACCAGCGTGGTGCCGTGGTGCTGCTGGATGAAGTCGATGATCCGCTCGGGGAGGTGGTGCTGGCGGGCCAGGTCGACGCCGTCCTTGACGTGGGCGATGATCACCAGCGTGCTCATGGCGGGCGCCAGGCTCTGGTGGCGGTTGTCGCCGCGGGACTGGTTCTCCACGAAGTACTGCGGCTTGAGCATCTTGCCGATGTCGTGGAAGTACGCGCCCACCCGCGTCAGCAGGGCGCGTCCGCCGATCGACTCGGTCGCGGCCTCGGCGAGCGAGGCGACGGTGATCGAGTGGTTGTAAGTGCCCGGCGCGCGGCGCACCAGCTCTTGCAGCAGCGGGTGCGCGGGGTCGCCCAGCTCCAGCAGGCTGAGGTCGGTCTGCACGTCGAACACGCGCTCCACCAGCGGCAGTAGGCAGGTCATCAGCGACGCGGCGATCACCGACCACAGGGCGAGCCGCACGGCGGTCTGGGTGGCGTCCAACAGCGAGAGCCCGGCGAGCTGGCCCACGCACAGCGCCAGAGCGGCCGCCACGCCCGCCGCCACGAACCCAACGATCAGCAGCTTGCTGCGGGTGCGTACGGAGTCGAGCGCGATGGCGGCAGCGCTGGCGGGCCCCAGCAGCAGCACGGCGTCGTAGGTCCCCAGCCCCAGGCCTACCGAGGCGATCAGCGTGGTCGCGGCCGACATCACCAGCGCGTTGATCCGCCCGTAGGCGACCGCGGCGGTCATCGCCAGCAGCAGCAACGGGATGGCCTCGGCGCGCCACTCGCGGCTGTTGGCGAGCGTCATCGCGGCGACCGTGAGCAGCACCGTGGCCAGCAGCGTCACCAGCCGGGGGAGCCGGCTCAGCACGCCGCGGTCGTGCCGCCGCAGCACGAAGGCCACCACCACGAACAGCGCCCCATACAGGGCCGTCGCCGCGACGAACCGCAGCACGCTCTCCCACGAAGACCGGGCGTGGAGCCAGGCGGAACGCTCGGCGTCCAGCAGCTTCAGCGACGCCTCGTCTAGCATCTTGCTCCCCGTCGCCAGCACCGATCCGACCGGGAACACCTTGTACTGGGTCACCACCTCGGCCTCGGCGCGGTCCTGCTCTGCGCGGGTGGCGATGGGGTCGAGCTTGAGCGTCTCCGGCAGGGCCGTGCGGATGCGGT from Pirellulimonas nuda includes:
- a CDS encoding ammonia-forming cytochrome c nitrite reductase subunit c552, with product MNLHTNRRPARRRGPVRSGMSAAALLMLAFLAAAIATALVAWVLVIMFGHKQAERQPFVRVAEVTEISTDPIPWGQNWPHQFDGWKSTAGDKFYGGSNAMPESKLDEQPWLKRLYAGYAFSIDYRKARGHAYMLYDQGVTERVTKKPQAGACLHCHGSISVLYRKVGLEALGEPADDAALSAGFNMAAVQKGFEEVSTKTYEEVLNMLKQMPDGTPDENEPVFPQAPDGGFQGEMAGQPVPKDHPVIGEAHPVTCIDCHDPGTMAIRVTRPGFVNGIAALAAGDAPVPHLPSIEKWRRGDRAKQYDPNADASRQEMRSFVCGQCHVEYYCANKMTLEFPWKNGLRMEDEEKTWEETKFPNGEAFYDYVQAETGAHVFKAQHPEFELWSQGIHARSGVSCADCHMPYQRVGAMKVSNHHVRSPMENLNAACQNCHHTSESDLRTRIETIQGRNQELLERAAGAMTDMLDAILEAKAAGADEAALADALTLQRKAMWRLDYISSENSRGFHADQEAARILGESIDYSRQAQAAALRLRAPDAPDIEEAKTDSVEGVTPTQPTEEERPAE
- the nrfH gene encoding cytochrome c nitrite reductase small subunit gives rise to the protein MSKTTPATTPARRIGVLAIAVAAMFGVLGGLGVFTFGYGGGAAYLGHDPAACANCHVMRDPYDTWQKSSHHAVAECNDCHLPHHPIMKWVVKADNGFFHSLAFTTGDFKDPIQIKPRNSRVVQQACVYCHADLVDHMLPAEAGGDMLSCVHCHASVGHAQTIAPRRSNQPAP
- a CDS encoding ABC transporter ATP-binding protein, with the translated sequence MIEIQNFRKTYGDFVAVEDLTLSIGAGEMFGFIGPNGAGKSTTIRFLATLLRADSGQATVNGHSVTDDPVNVRRSIGYMPDMFGVYDGMKVWEFLDFFSVAYEIPRDQRKAIIGDVLELLDLTHKRDDYVNGLSRGMKQRLCLAKTLVHDPPVLILDEPASGLDPRARLEVKALLKELRKMGKTILISSHILTELADVCTSIGIIERGKLLLAGPIGAVYRQIQRNRHLEIRFTGAPDAGVSLLRSDPKVQNVQVDARSCTVELAGDDADVARLMRQLANAEVGLVSFADKEPNLEDVFMMVTKGLVT
- a CDS encoding hemolysin family protein; this encodes MISDPLFWLGIAAAVFACIAATAARALEDFSRRELQELSQREEQPERYGEILRGHKQVALGVEMLEVVGTCVLIAALALWAVRRWGDGNPPPWPIVLAGGVVLGLILTVLKVWLPWSISRLYAAPFLYNTWGLWRRLGVVLSPLTLFARVLDTALHRIAGRTPSGADEETFGEEIRTIVTEGHREGLLEEEARGMIEGVIELGDADVAEIMTPRTDMHMIPVEIAWDDLLADVIAAGHTRIPVYETSRDDIVGVLYVKDLLPEFAKGDGAQRPSLRDLVRKPLFVPETKAVDDLLQMFQQTRTHIALVLDEYGGVAGLVTIEDVLEEIVGEIVDEYDEEAEQEIVGLSEGVCEALGRAHVDEINDALSVELPEDGDYDTIAGFVFTELGRVPVPGESVLYHEAVRVTVLEATKRRIDRVRVERLSDRGNGAAE
- the ybeY gene encoding rRNA maturation RNase YbeY; its protein translation is MEVGLFWKHDSRADGPGAAAMMRIKQAALAANEVSGELLRQVDVAIVDDPTIHALNLKHLGHDYPTDVLSFDLGKVGQVVVSYDTALANAAEYGVDTEQELLLYVIHGVLHLAGFRDKTEAEAADMRRAEAEALQRCFPSAPGNEPQPERDPDE
- a CDS encoding HD family phosphohydrolase; the encoded protein is MAQPTQKRPRKHRVAALELPPGKWRAMGSELRRGSVVVRLSLVVLTLLGLAAITRAWRPPAEFHAGQTPLRNLTARVEFKQPDDKATDEARDLARRLATAVYEHDPARVTQLKARVVNELSELASAESLDTVDPEIWASYALPPPAEGTPAPTPEQEQEQFAKLRTVLSEAGQLDAAQATLGEAFAPLERHGLMVRLPPEHEANQKQIQVRRVDSPGFDATVEISETLVENATRQLQRTFEQKLPSLDLAARVFNRIRTALPETLKLDPIATRAEQDRAEAEVVTQYKVFPVGSVLATGSKMLDEASLKLLDAERSAWLHARSSWESVLRFVAATALYGALFVVVAFVLRRHDRGVLSRLPRLVTLLATVLLTVAAMTLANSREWRAEAIPLLLLAMTAAVAYGRINALVMSAATTLIASVGLGLGTYDAVLLLGPASAAAIALDSVRTRSKLLIVGFVAAGVAAALALCVGQLAGLSLLDATQTAVRLALWSVIAASLMTCLLPLVERVFDVQTDLSLLELGDPAHPLLQELVRRAPGTYNHSITVASLAEAATESIGGRALLTRVGAYFHDIGKMLKPQYFVENQSRGDNRHQSLAPAMSTLVIIAHVKDGVDLARQHHLPERIIDFIQQHHGTTLVEYFYRQASSRKEADENAAAVDESAFRYPGPRPQTKEAAVLMIADAVESASRVLVEPTPARIESLVEELAHKRLVDGQFDECGLTLQEVSRVCDSLVKSLTAVYHGRVKYPEQEPSKGVSA